In Holophagales bacterium, one DNA window encodes the following:
- the lspA gene encoding signal peptidase II: MARKARYLLVSLAVLALDQWTKWLVELHLPELTSQPVIPGVFHLSHVRNTGVAFGMLAAHGASGGMIWLILLGASALTVIAWFFWRTPANERLLLVALALVLGGAVGNLLDRLVSGGVTDFLLVYLGSYHWPDFNVADMAISIGLVLLVLDSFRSPTRPSTPDGVEVAT, encoded by the coding sequence ATGGCCAGGAAGGCACGCTATCTGCTCGTTTCGCTCGCCGTCCTCGCCCTCGACCAGTGGACGAAGTGGCTGGTAGAGCTCCACCTTCCCGAGCTCACCTCGCAACCGGTGATCCCCGGCGTCTTCCACCTCTCGCACGTTCGGAACACCGGCGTGGCCTTCGGCATGCTCGCCGCCCACGGGGCTTCGGGCGGGATGATCTGGCTGATCCTGCTCGGCGCTTCGGCGCTCACCGTCATCGCCTGGTTCTTCTGGCGCACGCCGGCGAACGAACGCCTGCTGCTCGTAGCGCTCGCGCTCGTGCTCGGCGGAGCGGTCGGCAACCTCCTCGACCGCCTGGTCAGCGGAGGCGTCACCGATTTCCTGCTGGTCTATCTCGGCTCCTACCACTGGCCGGATTTCAACGTCGCCGACATGGCGATCTCGATCGGCCTCGTGCTGCTGGTTCTCGATTCCTTTCGCTCGCCCACCCGGCCGTCGACCCCCGACGGAGTCGAGGTAGCCACCTGA
- a CDS encoding RluA family pseudouridine synthase produces the protein MDATATPAGAAAVERRRLDVPDDAQGERLDRFLARTLEVPRNQVQRWIDEGRVEIGARTARASELLRAGAEIRWTPPPPPSAGIDPEAGDLRLLYEDSWLVAVDKPPGLAVHPGAGRSRGTLAHHLLERFPEISGVGGPGRPGIVHRLDIGTSGVLVVSRTAEAYRILTRQFASRGIGKRYLAVVWGCPEPAAGRIEAPIARHPVRRKEMAVVARGRAAVTDYRTIARAGGVALLEVRIETGRTHQIRVHLRHRGWPIVGDPTYGEERWKAVRDPTRRGALRAFTRPALHAWRLELTHPGSGARLHLEAPPPDDLRDLWQVASETSWPDLPAR, from the coding sequence CTGGACGCCACGGCGACGCCGGCCGGTGCGGCCGCGGTCGAGCGCCGGCGCCTCGACGTCCCCGACGACGCGCAGGGCGAACGGCTCGACCGTTTCCTGGCACGCACCCTCGAGGTTCCGCGCAACCAGGTTCAGCGATGGATCGACGAGGGTCGGGTCGAGATCGGCGCGCGGACAGCGCGTGCCTCGGAGCTCTTGCGCGCCGGCGCCGAGATCCGCTGGACCCCTCCCCCGCCCCCGAGCGCCGGCATCGATCCCGAGGCCGGCGACCTGCGCCTGCTGTACGAGGATTCCTGGCTGGTGGCGGTCGACAAGCCGCCCGGCCTGGCCGTTCACCCCGGCGCGGGGCGAAGCCGAGGAACCCTGGCCCATCATCTCCTCGAACGCTTTCCGGAGATCAGCGGCGTCGGCGGCCCGGGCCGACCCGGGATCGTCCATCGGCTCGACATCGGGACGAGCGGTGTCCTGGTGGTCTCGCGCACCGCCGAGGCATACCGGATCCTGACCCGCCAGTTCGCGTCCCGCGGCATCGGCAAGCGCTATCTCGCCGTGGTCTGGGGTTGCCCGGAGCCGGCTGCGGGTCGGATCGAGGCGCCGATCGCCCGCCATCCGGTGCGACGCAAGGAGATGGCCGTGGTGGCTCGCGGCAGGGCGGCCGTCACCGACTATCGAACGATCGCGCGAGCCGGGGGCGTCGCCCTTCTGGAGGTCCGGATCGAAACGGGCAGAACGCACCAGATCCGCGTCCACCTGCGACATCGCGGTTGGCCGATCGTCGGCGATCCGACCTACGGAGAGGAGCGGTGGAAGGCGGTGCGCGACCCCACGCGCCGAGGGGCGCTGCGTGCGTTCACCCGGCCGGCCCTGCATGCCTGGAGGCTGGAGCTGACGCACCCGGGAAGCGGCGCCCGGCTCCATCTCGAAGCTCCTCCCCCCGACGATCTGCGCGACCTCTGGCAGGTCGCCAGCGAGACGAGTTGGCCTGACCTCCCGGCGCGCTGA
- a CDS encoding glutaminyl-peptide cyclotransferase: MSRRVRWLAFFAALGLQVVALSARSGGVPPGARPLRRISPQVVATYPHDHAAFTQGLVWSEGRLFESTGLYGASSLREVDLTSGRVLRRVELPADLFAEGLARHGQELLQLTWQEQRLLVWDLPTFARRGERRYGGEGWGLTSDGTRLLMSDGTDRISIRDPSTFAETGSIRVTRDGLPLPALNELEWAEGRLWANVWMTDEIVGIDVTTGRVEVVVDGSSLLDADARREADVLNGIAYVPARKTFLLTGKYWPTLFEVRFDESATAR; encoded by the coding sequence GTGAGTCGCCGCGTCCGCTGGCTGGCGTTTTTCGCGGCGTTGGGCCTGCAGGTCGTGGCTCTCTCGGCCCGCAGCGGTGGAGTACCGCCGGGAGCCCGGCCGCTGCGTCGGATCTCGCCGCAGGTGGTGGCGACCTATCCACACGACCACGCGGCCTTCACGCAGGGGCTGGTGTGGAGCGAGGGCCGACTGTTCGAGTCGACCGGCCTCTACGGCGCGTCCTCGCTGCGCGAAGTCGACTTGACGAGCGGCCGCGTCCTTCGCCGGGTCGAATTGCCGGCTGACCTCTTCGCCGAGGGGCTCGCCCGCCACGGGCAGGAGCTCTTGCAACTGACCTGGCAGGAGCAACGCCTGCTCGTCTGGGACCTTCCGACCTTCGCTCGTCGCGGCGAGCGTCGCTACGGTGGCGAAGGGTGGGGGCTCACCTCGGATGGCACGCGGCTCCTGATGAGCGACGGAACCGACCGCATCTCGATCCGCGACCCTTCGACGTTCGCGGAGACCGGCTCGATCCGGGTGACACGCGACGGGCTGCCGTTGCCGGCGCTCAACGAGCTCGAGTGGGCGGAGGGCCGGTTGTGGGCCAACGTCTGGATGACCGACGAGATCGTGGGGATCGACGTGACGACGGGGCGAGTCGAGGTGGTCGTCGACGGCTCGTCGCTGCTCGACGCTGACGCGCGGCGAGAGGCGGACGTGCTCAACGGGATCGCGTACGTGCCGGCTCGCAAGACCTTCCTGCTGACCGGAAAGTACTGGCCGACCCTCTTCGAAGTGCGCTTCGACGAGTCGGCGACGGCGCGCTAG
- the acpS gene encoding holo-ACP synthase, producing MNRILGVGLDLVELNRVRSALGRHGERFVERIADPLEIGSRSAAGQAQTVAGLFAAKEAVLKALGTGWAEGLAFRQVVVERLASGAPRVRLEGEARRRADRMGVARIHLSITHDAGVAAAVAVLEGPGEPLDGD from the coding sequence ATGAACCGGATCCTCGGCGTGGGACTCGATCTCGTCGAGCTGAATCGCGTCCGCTCGGCGCTCGGCAGACACGGCGAGCGATTCGTCGAGCGCATCGCCGACCCGCTCGAAATCGGCTCACGCTCCGCGGCGGGTCAGGCACAGACCGTCGCCGGGCTCTTCGCCGCCAAGGAGGCCGTGCTCAAGGCCTTGGGAACCGGATGGGCGGAAGGCCTCGCCTTTCGCCAGGTAGTCGTCGAGCGTCTCGCCTCCGGCGCACCGCGGGTGCGGCTGGAGGGCGAAGCCCGTCGTCGAGCCGACCGGATGGGCGTCGCCCGGATCCACCTGTCCATCACCCACGACGCCGGGGTGGCTGCCGCCGTCGCCGTTCTCGAAGGCCCAGGAGAGCCACTCGATGGAGACTGA
- a CDS encoding TIGR00266 family protein has product MTQDSLWYVAVDGRQEGPLPLSSIVARVQSGTLDPRRTHVFCQGMANWEPMTARAEFSSRPGAMPAAGAAPSAGATVAHEIDFELFGQEMQFVEITLDPGEACVAEAGAFFYMDPGIEMETIFGDGSAASGSGGLMGMLMSAGKRVLTGESLFMTVFANQGGTRQRVSFAAPYPGSIIPVDLRQHGGTLICQKDSFLCAAKGISVGIALQRKLGAGLFGGEGFILQRLDGDGLAFMHACGAVVERQLAPGETMRIDTGCLVAFETQVQYDIQMVKGVKTFLFGGEGLFFATLTGPGKIWLQSLPFSRLASRVFAAGAPAGRRREEGSILGPLGNLLDGDGR; this is encoded by the coding sequence ATGACACAGGACAGCCTCTGGTACGTGGCGGTGGACGGCCGGCAGGAAGGGCCGCTACCGCTTTCGAGCATCGTCGCACGCGTGCAGTCCGGGACCCTGGATCCACGCCGAACCCACGTCTTCTGTCAGGGGATGGCGAACTGGGAGCCGATGACGGCACGAGCCGAGTTCTCCTCTCGCCCGGGAGCCATGCCGGCCGCGGGGGCGGCCCCCTCTGCCGGCGCGACGGTGGCCCACGAGATCGACTTCGAGCTCTTCGGCCAGGAGATGCAGTTCGTCGAGATCACCCTCGATCCCGGCGAGGCGTGCGTGGCCGAGGCGGGCGCCTTCTTCTACATGGATCCCGGAATCGAGATGGAGACGATCTTCGGCGACGGCTCGGCGGCGAGTGGGAGCGGCGGCCTCATGGGCATGCTGATGTCGGCTGGCAAGCGCGTGCTCACCGGCGAGTCGCTGTTCATGACGGTGTTCGCCAACCAGGGCGGGACGAGGCAGCGCGTGTCCTTCGCTGCGCCCTATCCCGGCAGCATCATCCCGGTCGACCTGCGGCAGCACGGCGGCACCTTGATCTGCCAGAAGGACTCGTTCCTCTGCGCGGCGAAGGGGATCTCGGTGGGTATCGCCCTGCAACGCAAGCTGGGGGCCGGCCTGTTCGGCGGCGAAGGGTTCATCCTGCAGCGGCTCGACGGCGACGGTCTCGCCTTCATGCACGCCTGCGGTGCCGTCGTCGAGCGTCAGCTCGCTCCCGGTGAGACGATGCGCATCGACACCGGCTGTCTCGTGGCGTTCGAGACCCAGGTCCAGTACGACATCCAGATGGTGAAGGGCGTCAAGACCTTCCTCTTCGGCGGCGAGGGCTTGTTCTTCGCGACGTTGACCGGCCCCGGAAAGATCTGGCTGCAGTCGCTGCCGTTCAGCCGGCTGGCCAGCCGGGTCTTTGCCGCCGGGGCGCCCGCCGGGAGGCGGCGCGAAGAGGGCTCGATCCTCGGGCCGCTCGGCAACCTGCTCGACGGCGACGGACGTTGA
- a CDS encoding PDZ domain-containing protein produces MTGHGRVTSLALTLALGSAPGVWSDGPLANEIPSAARRDPEALRPAVDAAVEKVLPALVNLTIVSQRYADGRAQRFRVAGSGVVVTPQGHVLTNYHVAGDSIRIRGTLSTGEVLDGEVVLHDPATDLSVLRLVPHSPRRFAYAELDRRVALKVGDPVLAIGNPFALASSVTLGIVSNPRRVFTDAAGTELVPVDLGAGEAAGTLTPWIQHDALILPGNSGGPLVDLAGRVVGINELGGSGLGFAIPAPVAAEVLAQALEQGEVRRAWLGLSVLPVDKLGRDQGALVAAVVEGSPAARGGLLAGDLVLGLDGHPVAVRFFEELPAFSQRVASLPIGRKVPVEIERAGVRRQLELLTEPMERGRGSEAEFRSLGLTAQEVTGPMVLANRLATKEGLLVTGLRSGAPASRARPQLQPGDVLLVAAGLPLARLEDLTAALEKADRSAPLLLELRRGRESVLATVQLEVPPGRLWGGELPRAWLGLRTQVVTPEIATALGLAERRGFRVTEVFDGGAAKRAGLATGDILTALDGEPLSAARVQESEDLQHRIEERPIGSAVRFDLLRHTSAGMSAIQLAVELEARPEDPGQARLERDDELEIAARDLTAFDRLRLHVGEEQRGALVVEATSGGWAQLAGLRTDDIVLRAGGRNVSDAASLMKALAALRAERTCTVELFVRRGSLTQFLFLEPVRPGEPCRDAQSSSPSSSSN; encoded by the coding sequence TTGACCGGGCACGGGCGGGTCACGTCGCTGGCCCTGACGCTGGCCCTGGGGTCGGCGCCCGGGGTCTGGTCGGACGGCCCTCTGGCGAACGAGATTCCCTCAGCCGCTCGCCGCGACCCGGAGGCGTTGCGCCCGGCGGTGGACGCTGCGGTGGAGAAGGTCCTCCCCGCACTGGTGAATCTGACGATCGTCTCGCAGCGCTACGCCGACGGGCGCGCCCAGCGCTTCCGGGTCGCCGGCAGCGGTGTCGTGGTCACGCCGCAGGGGCACGTGCTGACGAACTACCACGTCGCCGGCGATTCGATCCGGATCCGCGGCACCCTCTCGACGGGCGAAGTTCTCGACGGCGAAGTCGTCTTGCACGATCCGGCCACCGACCTCTCGGTGTTGCGGCTGGTCCCCCATTCGCCTCGCCGCTTCGCCTACGCCGAGCTCGACCGTCGTGTCGCGCTGAAGGTCGGAGATCCGGTGCTGGCCATCGGCAACCCGTTCGCGCTCGCCTCCTCGGTGACGCTCGGGATCGTCTCGAACCCTCGGCGGGTCTTCACCGACGCCGCCGGGACCGAGCTCGTCCCGGTCGATCTCGGCGCGGGCGAGGCCGCCGGTACCCTGACTCCCTGGATTCAGCACGATGCGCTCATCCTGCCGGGTAACTCCGGCGGGCCGCTCGTCGATCTCGCCGGACGCGTCGTCGGGATCAACGAGCTCGGTGGTTCCGGGCTCGGTTTCGCCATCCCGGCGCCCGTGGCCGCCGAGGTCCTCGCGCAGGCCCTCGAACAGGGAGAGGTCCGTCGCGCCTGGTTGGGGCTGAGCGTGCTGCCGGTCGACAAGTTGGGAAGGGACCAGGGTGCTCTGGTTGCCGCGGTCGTCGAGGGCTCGCCAGCGGCGCGTGGCGGCCTCCTCGCCGGCGACCTCGTGCTCGGCCTCGACGGCCATCCGGTCGCGGTTCGCTTCTTCGAGGAGCTACCGGCGTTCTCGCAGCGCGTCGCCAGCCTGCCGATCGGCCGGAAGGTGCCGGTCGAGATCGAGCGGGCGGGGGTCCGACGTCAGCTCGAGCTGCTCACCGAGCCGATGGAGCGCGGTCGCGGCAGCGAGGCGGAGTTTCGTTCGCTCGGCCTGACGGCGCAGGAGGTGACCGGCCCGATGGTCCTCGCCAACCGGCTGGCGACGAAGGAGGGCCTGCTCGTCACGGGCTTGCGTTCGGGTGCGCCGGCCTCGCGCGCGCGACCGCAACTGCAGCCGGGCGACGTCCTCCTGGTGGCCGCCGGTCTGCCGCTCGCGCGTCTCGAGGACCTCACCGCCGCACTGGAGAAGGCGGATCGCAGCGCTCCGTTGCTGCTGGAGCTTCGTCGCGGCCGAGAGAGTGTGCTGGCGACCGTTCAGCTCGAGGTCCCGCCGGGGCGACTCTGGGGCGGTGAGCTGCCGCGTGCCTGGCTTGGCTTGCGCACGCAGGTGGTGACTCCCGAGATCGCCACGGCTCTGGGGCTCGCCGAGCGACGCGGGTTCCGCGTCACCGAGGTCTTCGACGGCGGAGCGGCCAAGCGCGCCGGGCTGGCGACGGGAGATATCCTGACGGCGCTCGACGGCGAGCCGCTCTCCGCCGCGCGGGTCCAGGAGTCGGAGGACTTGCAGCACCGCATCGAAGAGCGTCCGATCGGATCGGCGGTGCGTTTCGACCTGCTGCGCCACACCTCGGCCGGGATGAGTGCCATTCAGCTCGCGGTCGAGCTCGAAGCGCGACCCGAAGATCCCGGGCAGGCACGTCTCGAGCGCGACGACGAGCTCGAGATCGCAGCTCGCGATCTGACTGCCTTCGACCGTCTGCGGTTGCATGTCGGCGAGGAGCAGCGCGGTGCCCTGGTCGTGGAGGCCACCTCCGGAGGGTGGGCGCAGCTCGCCGGACTGCGCACCGACGACATCGTCCTGCGCGCCGGCGGGCGCAATGTTTCCGATGCCGCCAGCCTGATGAAGGCGTTGGCGGCGCTGCGGGCCGAGCGTACCTGCACGGTCGAGCTCTTCGTGCGCCGCGGCTCCCTCACGCAGTTCCTTTTCCTCGAACCGGTCCGCCCGGGAGAACCATGTCGCGACGCGCAGTCCTCCTCGCCCTCCTCGTCGTCCAACTGA
- a CDS encoding FecR domain-containing protein gives MRNHRRLLTAIALSGALAAGMAAAEDTSYSYVRVLDGSASVVSSGGDGAEPLELNQPLLTGDRIVVAASSRLEVVLADRTRLRLDAGSTAVLRAVAFSADATDRATRLQLAGGTLQLSVDENAQGDELPRIDLPNATVYVQDVGDLSVATLGGDSSEVVVRRGFVEIATERGSTLLRAGEAARITGASWATTRLVSAPPADAFERWARALENEGSTRRSGYVDDRLAYASANLDDYGTWVTVDEDWAWRPRVDDGWRPYWQGRWAYSPSGATWISNEPWGWVPYHYGTWDLVPGTGWVWFPGTTYSPAWVYWYWGDQWAGWCPVGYYSRHDRHAGRGRGLRFGVYGSVGGGIDLYADWSFGPAHLLFDRHHRDRFRRGGVDFAREIGTRTLPRGILTTDTRGLDPRRLRGGRDPRELLSDEKGRPGGSGDPLPDATAFIARRPEITPELRRRIYVDRTGDADDRALLDPTAPAPRRETGTRDDRAGRSYRPPQGEPSVGETGAAAGGTTRGVREPRRAQPWTPPTATSDSTGWRAPRVDDLAGPRALEVRPARRFPPTGTGVEAGTPANGTEPAGVPVESPSDPPSHGPGRFRPQNPSRADEPPTALEVTNDSRQNWRRRGADQPEADLGEAAVPHAPRWQPAEPASGSPGEVRGSSERVDRRRWTPPSVDPVDTSSWRRPVTPPDPSVQPSASPDRSRGPWAGSERPPVRRVIDGFRQVGSGSSSPTSSTSTDDRRSRPVVESKPSSPSSSSGSAPERGRSPHREPSPRESAPHRDPAPPPPPDSN, from the coding sequence ATGCGCAACCACCGACGGCTCCTCACTGCAATTGCCCTGAGCGGCGCGCTCGCGGCCGGGATGGCCGCCGCCGAGGACACGAGTTACAGCTACGTCCGGGTGCTCGACGGCTCGGCGAGCGTCGTCTCCAGCGGCGGCGACGGCGCCGAACCGCTCGAGTTGAATCAGCCGCTGCTGACCGGTGACCGGATCGTCGTCGCGGCGAGCTCTCGGCTCGAAGTCGTCCTCGCCGACCGGACCCGACTCCGCCTCGACGCCGGCTCGACCGCGGTCCTGCGCGCCGTCGCCTTCTCCGCGGACGCGACGGATCGTGCCACTCGCCTCCAGCTTGCCGGCGGGACACTGCAACTGTCGGTCGACGAGAATGCCCAGGGAGACGAACTGCCGCGCATCGACCTGCCCAACGCCACCGTCTACGTCCAGGACGTCGGCGACCTCTCGGTGGCGACCCTCGGCGGCGACTCCTCCGAGGTCGTCGTCCGGCGCGGCTTCGTCGAGATCGCCACCGAACGCGGCTCGACTCTCCTGCGCGCCGGCGAGGCGGCCCGCATCACCGGCGCGAGTTGGGCGACGACGAGACTCGTTTCCGCGCCACCCGCCGATGCCTTCGAGCGCTGGGCACGCGCCCTCGAGAACGAAGGGTCGACGCGTCGCAGCGGCTACGTCGACGACCGACTCGCCTACGCCTCGGCGAACCTCGACGACTACGGCACGTGGGTGACGGTCGACGAGGACTGGGCCTGGCGGCCGCGGGTCGACGACGGCTGGCGACCCTACTGGCAGGGGCGATGGGCCTACAGTCCGAGCGGTGCCACCTGGATTTCGAACGAGCCCTGGGGCTGGGTCCCCTACCACTACGGAACCTGGGATCTCGTCCCCGGCACCGGCTGGGTCTGGTTCCCCGGGACCACCTACTCGCCGGCCTGGGTCTACTGGTACTGGGGTGACCAGTGGGCCGGCTGGTGCCCGGTCGGCTACTACTCGCGACATGATCGGCATGCCGGACGAGGCCGTGGCCTGCGCTTCGGCGTCTACGGCTCGGTCGGGGGCGGCATCGACCTTTATGCTGACTGGAGCTTCGGTCCGGCGCATCTCCTCTTCGACCGCCACCACCGCGACCGCTTCCGGCGAGGCGGCGTCGACTTCGCTCGCGAGATCGGCACGAGAACGTTGCCACGGGGCATCCTGACGACCGATACCCGCGGACTCGACCCCCGGCGGCTGCGCGGTGGCCGCGATCCCCGCGAGCTCCTCTCCGACGAAAAGGGGCGCCCCGGAGGATCGGGCGACCCGCTTCCGGACGCCACCGCCTTCATCGCGCGTCGCCCGGAGATCACTCCGGAGCTCCGTCGCCGGATCTACGTCGATCGGACGGGGGATGCCGACGACCGCGCACTGCTCGATCCGACCGCTCCGGCGCCGCGACGCGAAACGGGGACGCGCGACGATCGCGCCGGGCGCTCGTACCGACCGCCGCAGGGCGAACCGAGCGTCGGCGAAACCGGTGCGGCGGCGGGTGGCACCACGCGCGGCGTGCGCGAGCCGCGCCGAGCTCAACCCTGGACGCCGCCGACAGCGACCTCGGACTCCACCGGGTGGCGAGCTCCGCGCGTCGACGACCTGGCGGGCCCGCGCGCGCTCGAGGTTCGCCCGGCGCGGCGGTTTCCGCCGACGGGAACGGGAGTGGAGGCTGGCACCCCGGCGAACGGCACCGAACCCGCGGGGGTCCCGGTCGAGTCGCCGAGCGATCCGCCCAGCCACGGTCCGGGGCGATTCCGGCCGCAGAACCCTTCCCGGGCCGACGAACCGCCCACCGCTCTCGAGGTGACGAACGACAGCCGCCAGAACTGGCGGCGACGCGGAGCCGACCAACCGGAGGCCGACCTCGGGGAAGCGGCGGTGCCGCACGCTCCGCGCTGGCAACCCGCCGAGCCGGCGAGCGGCAGCCCGGGCGAGGTCCGCGGGTCCTCGGAGCGCGTCGACCGGCGTCGCTGGACACCCCCCTCGGTCGACCCCGTCGACACCTCGAGCTGGCGGCGTCCGGTGACACCCCCGGACCCCTCGGTCCAGCCGTCAGCCTCACCCGATCGGAGCCGCGGTCCGTGGGCCGGTTCCGAGCGACCGCCCGTGCGGCGGGTCATCGACGGTTTCCGGCAGGTCGGCTCCGGCAGTTCGAGTCCGACGTCCTCTACCTCGACGGACGACCGACGAAGCCGGCCGGTCGTCGAGTCGAAGCCTTCCTCCCCGTCGAGCTCGTCGGGATCCGCTCCGGAGCGTGGACGGTCGCCCCATCGCGAGCCGTCGCCCCGAGAGTCGGCGCCCCATCGAGACCCGGCTCCGCCGCCGCCTCCCGATTCGAACTGA
- a CDS encoding serine protease, producing MSRRAVLLALLVVQLIGAPAFAEDETSALARLVERVAPSIVSVKARLRISIGSGGEREEQESVAEARGALVGPRGLIVLWNSHLSAVRWSEAFAAQGRSESGFQVQVAPTGIRVTLPGSDRDLSAILVASDADLDIAFLQLDPPPAEPLPYVDFAAGTRGELGQRVVAVSRLGGAFDGASYFETARLAGKIGKPREAWILDGVVSSFGLPLFDLTGRPVGVLVTVLSRVPDGSAGGMGEFTGFSPSLRQRQENARLGAFLLPADRVRGLVGEATKRAEAMLAERAAAPAP from the coding sequence ATGTCGCGACGCGCAGTCCTCCTCGCCCTCCTCGTCGTCCAACTGATTGGTGCGCCGGCCTTCGCCGAGGACGAGACGAGCGCGCTCGCCCGGCTGGTCGAGCGCGTCGCGCCGTCGATCGTCTCGGTGAAGGCTCGACTGCGGATCTCGATCGGGTCGGGCGGAGAGCGCGAGGAGCAGGAGAGCGTTGCCGAGGCGCGTGGCGCATTGGTCGGTCCGCGCGGGCTCATCGTGCTGTGGAACTCCCATCTGTCCGCGGTGCGCTGGTCGGAGGCCTTCGCCGCGCAGGGCCGAAGCGAGAGCGGATTCCAGGTGCAGGTGGCGCCGACCGGGATTCGCGTCACGCTCCCGGGAAGCGACCGAGACCTCTCCGCCATCCTGGTGGCGAGCGACGCGGATCTTGATATCGCGTTCCTGCAGCTCGACCCGCCGCCGGCCGAGCCGTTGCCGTACGTCGACTTCGCCGCGGGTACCCGTGGCGAGCTCGGTCAGCGCGTGGTGGCCGTTTCCCGTCTCGGCGGCGCCTTCGACGGCGCCAGCTACTTCGAGACGGCCCGGCTGGCGGGCAAGATCGGCAAACCGCGCGAGGCGTGGATCCTGGATGGAGTGGTGTCGAGCTTCGGCCTGCCGCTCTTCGACCTGACGGGTCGCCCGGTCGGCGTCCTGGTCACCGTGCTGTCGCGGGTCCCTGACGGCTCGGCGGGGGGGATGGGCGAGTTCACCGGCTTCTCGCCGTCGCTGCGGCAGCGGCAAGAGAACGCGCGGCTGGGTGCCTTCCTCCTGCCTGCCGATCGCGTTCGCGGCCTGGTCGGCGAAGCCACGAAGCGAGCCGAGGCGATGCTCGCCGAACGCGCGGCGGCGCCTGCGCCGTGA
- a CDS encoding polymer-forming cytoskeletal protein: MGWFSSAPDPAASPLRPTPFDPGATRVSTGTRIVGRIEGDMEVVIDGELEGEVRLGGHLLIGASGAVRGEVVARGVRVAGRVIGDVRGLERIELLAGGSVEGNLTAPRVVVAEGAFLSGRVVMHETPADRAAAPKASATNGKPGEASAPAEASTPDAAAAVPPADGAAGRQSSKDRGGKERPGKGPNAPTDAPR; the protein is encoded by the coding sequence ATGGGCTGGTTCAGCAGCGCTCCCGATCCCGCCGCTTCGCCACTTCGCCCGACGCCGTTCGATCCCGGAGCGACCCGCGTCTCGACAGGGACCCGGATCGTCGGGCGAATCGAAGGCGACATGGAAGTCGTCATCGACGGGGAGCTCGAAGGAGAGGTCCGACTCGGGGGGCACCTCCTGATCGGCGCGAGCGGAGCGGTGCGCGGCGAGGTGGTGGCCCGCGGCGTGCGTGTCGCCGGCCGGGTCATCGGCGATGTCCGCGGACTCGAGCGGATCGAGCTCCTGGCCGGTGGCTCGGTGGAGGGCAACCTCACGGCTCCGCGTGTCGTCGTCGCCGAAGGGGCGTTCCTTTCGGGACGAGTGGTGATGCACGAGACTCCCGCCGACCGGGCTGCTGCTCCCAAGGCGTCCGCCACGAATGGAAAGCCGGGTGAGGCCAGCGCACCGGCCGAAGCGTCGACTCCGGACGCCGCTGCGGCGGTGCCACCGGCGGACGGGGCGGCTGGCCGCCAGTCGTCGAAGGATCGCGGGGGGAAGGAACGCCCCGGGAAAGGTCCGAACGCACCGACGGACGCGCCCCGCTGA